The following are encoded in a window of Cyprinus carpio isolate SPL01 chromosome A13, ASM1834038v1, whole genome shotgun sequence genomic DNA:
- the LOC109100771 gene encoding phospholipid-transporting ATPase VD-like isoform X2 encodes MEHPGKVRVGLHSENLLLRSCTVRNTETVIGIVVYAGHETKAMQNNSGPRYKRSKLECRLNMDVLWCVVLLLLMCLVAAVGHGFWLSELHNPIFMIPDDTHPALAAFYMFWTMIIVLQVLIPISLYVSIEIVKLGQVYFIQNDLDLYNPVLDTGVQCRALNITEDLGQIQYLFSDKTGTLTENRMLFRRCTVAGTEYPHHENGISLERYEEQGCGDADHSLTLRSRTSGKSLSCKSLSCNRSSVSLNTLTAESDTHSVHDTLRRHTPGAFSSTMECAVVPDPQLQAKLNTLSSPMRSPFRQEAAEISHILDFFLALTVCNTVVVSSPTQPRHVVQMPMVRTPLRSLEEMKAMFQKLSLPRFPSSPNRNTDALPSLTKKLFTRGRPASYFPNSSPQTPIKTLQSPTIPSGTPSDTPPAPVTPALSSGAWGEDRDDIQKAKDNSAESESDDEDEAEELLYEAESPDEAALVQAAKAYGYTLLGRSPEQVLVAVPGTGPLSIALLHVLPFHSARKRMSVVVRHPLTGEVVVYTKGADNVIMELAEAAEDGFSREIMERTQRHLDQYAREGLRTLCVAKKVLEEQEYKAWLKRHEYAETSIENREELLLESAERLETNLTLLGASGIVDRLQEEVPETIEALQEAGIKVWVLTGDKQETAINIAFACKLIRPTDHILMANCDSKETCEARLQELQHEIRQVTKEGTPEDDSSDSVLVIDGRTLDYALQKELQGSFLDLTCCCRSVICCRSTPLQKSQVVQLVRDKLKVMTLAIGDGANDVSMIQMADVGIGISGQEGMQAVMSSDFAISRFKFLRKLILVHGHWCYARLANMILYFFYKNVMYVNLLFWYQFFCGFSGNTMTNSWVLIFFNLLFTSVPPIIYGVLDKDVSGEMLLEVPDLYKYGQNSEAYLPSTFWLNILDAFYQSLVCFFIPYFAYAGSDIGVFFFGSPINGSALLIILLHQLIESRTVTWIHAALLLFSALFYYAFVLLLSIMCVTCNSPTNPYGIETKVMSEPLYYLICGFTTVLALLPRILVRAFCNTICPSDLVRAQKMERLSAQDYSMSLRQWKENKAKDCPPDTSLRTSV; translated from the exons GTCATGGTTTTTGGTTGAGTGAACTACATAATCCCATCTTCATGATCCCTGATGACACACACCCTGCGCTCGCTGCCTTTTACATGTTCTGGACTATGATCATTGTTCTGCAG GTGCTGATTCCCATTTCCCTCTATGTGTCGATAGAGATTGTGAAGCTGGGACAGGtgtattttattcagaatgatTTAGATCTGTATAACCCCGTACTAGACACAGGAGTGCAGTGCAGAGCATTGAACATCACAGAAGATCTTGGACAGATCCAGTACCTGTTCTCTGACAAGACGGGAACCCTCACAGAGAACCGCATGCTGTTCCGCCGCTGCACTGTTGCGGGAACTGAGTACCCTCACCATGAGAACG GAATTTCTCTGGAACGGTATGAGGAGCAGGGCTGTGGCGATGCCGATCACTCTCTCACCCTGAGGTCACGCACTAGCGGGAAGTCTCTGAGCTGTAAATCCCTCAGCTGCAACCGGAGTTCAGTGTCCCTCAATACCCTCACTGCAGAGTCTGACACACACTCAGTCCACGACACACTCCGCAGACACACACCTGGAGCCTTCAGCAGCACCATG gagtGTGCTGTTGTTCCAGACCCTCAGCTTCAGGCGAAGCTGAACACCCTGTCTTCACCCATGCGTTCGCCTTTCCGACAGGAAGCTGCTGAAATCTCTCACATACTGGACTTCTTTCTCGCCCTCACTGTCTGCAACACTGTAGTAGTTTCCTCACCCACTCAGCCAAGACATGTG GTTCAGATGCCCATGGTTCGCACACCCCTGCGCTCTCTAGAGGAGATGAAGGCCATGTTTCAGAAGCTGAGTCTGCCTCGCTTTCCCTCATCACCTAATCGAAACACAGACGCTCTTCCCAGCCTAACCAAGAAACTCTTCACCCGGGGTCGTCCGGCTTCCTACTTCCCTAACAGCAGCCCACAGACACCCATCAAGACCCTACAATCACCCACCATACCCTCTGGCACCCCTTCAGATACCCCGCCCGCTCCCGTCACTCCAGCGCTGTCCAGTGGGGCGTGGGGCGAGGACAGGGACGACATACAAAAGGCCAAAGATAACTCTGCTGAGTCAGAgagtgatgatgaagatgaggcaGAAGAGTTGCTGTACGAAGCGGAGAGCCCGGATGAGGCGGCATTGGTGCAAGCAGCGAAGGCCTATGGGTATACTCTGCTGGGCCGGTCCCCAGAGCAAGTCCTTGTGGCTGTTCCAGGCACTGGGCCGCTGTCTATCGCTCTGCTGCACGTATTGCCATTTCATTCTGCCCGCAAGAGGATGTCTGTGGTGGTGCGTCATCCCCTCACTGGAGAGGTGGTCGTTTACACAAAAGGAGCTGATAATGTCATTATGGAGCTGGCTGAA GCAGCTGAAGATGGTTTCTCTAGGGAGATCATGGAACGGACGCAGAGACACCTGGACCAGTATGCAAGAGAGGGACTGCGCACTCTCTGTGTTGCTAAAAAA GTATTGGAAGAGCAGGAATACAAAGCCTGGTTGAAGAGACATGAGTATGCAGAAACCAGCATTGAAAACAGAGAAGAGCTTCTGCTTGAATCTGCCGAGAGACTGGAAACTAATCTCACATTATTGG GGGCGTCGGGTATAGTAGACCGCCTGCAGGAGGAAGTGCCTGAGACCATTGAGGCTCTGCAGGAAGCTGGGATTAAAGTTTGGGTCCTCACAGGGGACAAACAAGAGACAGCTATTAATATTGCTTTTGCTTGCAAACTCATCAGACCTACAGACCACATACTGATGGCCAATTGTGACAGCAAG GAAACATGTGAGGCTCGACTTCAGGAGTTACAGCATGAGATCAGACAGGTCACAAAGGAAGGCACACCTGAAGATGATAGTTCTGACAGTGTGTTGGTCATTGACGGCCGTACGCTGGACTACGCTCTGCAGAAGGAGCTACAGGGGTCATTCCTGGACCTCACATGCTGCTGTCGCTCAGTCATATGCTGCAGATCCACCCCTCTGCAGAAGAGCCAAGTAGTGCAGCTCGTCAGAGACAAGCTGAAGGTCATGACCCTGGCTATAG GTGATGGAGCCAATGATGTCAGTATGATTCAAATGGCAGATGTTGGCATTGGCATTTCAGGCCAGGAGGGCATGCAG GCGGTGATGTCCAGTGACTTTGCTATCTCTAGATTTAAGTTCCTGAGAAAGCTCATTTTGGTTCATGGTCATTGGTGTTACGCTCGTTTGGCTAACATGATCCTCTATTTCTTCTACAAGAATGTG ATGTACGTGAACCTTTTGTTCTGGTACCAGTTTTTCTGTGGATTTTCAGGCAACACAATGACCAACTCGTGGGTTTTAATCTTCTTCAACCTGCTTTTCACCTCCGTCCCTCCAATCATATACGGCGTGCTGGACAAAGATGTGTCTGGCGAGATGCTCCTAGAAGTGCCTGATCTCTACAAGTATGGACAAAACTCGGAG GCCTATCTTCCGTCAACGTTCTGGCTGAACATTCTCGATGCTTTTTACCAAAGCCTAGTGTGTTTCTTCATACCATACTTT GCATATGCAGGGTCTGATATTGGGGTATTCTTCTTTGGCTCTCCAATCAACGGCTCCGCTCTCCTCATCATCCTCCTGCATCAGCTCATAGAGAGTCGCACAGTG aCATGGATACATGCTGCACTGCTGCTCTTCAGTGCCTTGTTCTATTATGCTTTTGTCCTGTTGTTGAGCATTATGTGTGTGACATGCAATTCTCCCACAAATCCCTATGGCATTGAGACAAAAGTGATGTCTGAGCCGCTCTACTATTTAATATGTGGATTTACCACAGTCCTGGCCCTGCTACCTAG GATCCTGGTTCGTGCCTTTTGTAACACTATCTGTCCATCTGACCTGGTGAGAGCACAGAAAATGGAGAGACTCTCAGCACAAGACTATTCCATGAGTTTACGGCAGTGGAAGGAGAACAAAGCCAAAGACTGTCCTCCAGACACGTCCCTCAGAACTTCAGTGTGA